One stretch of Nicotiana tabacum cultivar K326 chromosome 18, ASM71507v2, whole genome shotgun sequence DNA includes these proteins:
- the LOC107815376 gene encoding germin-like protein 9-3, producing the protein MASFHLKSVLFVVAMFTIFLIAQASDPDILSDFTVPPGSAIDGNLFTFTGTHGIFGSVIEKFKVTKVSKAEFPILDGQSVSLAVLQFPGGGVNPPHTHPRAAELLFVIQGSLEVGFVDTSNKLYTQTLQVGDLFVFPKGLVHYQYNSDWNKSATAVSGFGSANAGTVSLPTTLFSTGVDDQILAKSFNSDVTTIEKIKAGLSS; encoded by the coding sequence ATGGCGTCATTCCACCTGAAAAGTGTTCTTTTTGTTGTAGCCATGTTTACCATTTTTTTGATTGCTCAAGCTAGTGATCCAGATATCTTGTCCGACTTCACTGTTCCTCCAGGAAGCGCGATAGATGGGAACTTATTTACCTTCACAGGCACGCATGGAATTTTTGGTAGTGTCATTGAAAAGTTCAAAGTGACAAAAGTTAGCAAGGCAGAGTTTCCAATTTTGGATGGTCAGAGTGTTTCATTAGCAGTACTTCAGTTTCCAGGAGGAGGTGTAAACCCGCCCCACACCCATCCTCGTGCAGCTGAACTGTTATTCGTCATTCAAGGTAGTCTCGAGGTTGGATTTGTGGACACCAGTAACAAGCTTTACACTCAGACTCTTCAAGTTGGTGACTTGTTTGTGTTCCCTAAAGGATTAGTGCATTATCAGTATAATTCTGATTGGAATAAATCAGCTACAGCTGTTTCTGGTTTTGGTAGTGCCAATGCTGGAACTGTTTCGCTTCCTACTACGTTGTTTTCTACAGGGGTCGATGATCAAATTCTTGCCAAGTCATTCAACTCTGATGTTACCACTATTGAGAAAATCAAGGCTGGTCTTTCATCTTAG
- the LOC107815377 gene encoding germin-like protein 9-3 yields MESKTSSRKVLLALAISLVIFQMASAGDPDILTDFVLPLEVPSVDPSYFTFSGLRGLIGAPPPEKFKATKASMAEFPALNGQSVSYAILQYPAGSVNPVHTHPRAAELLFLMSGTLQVGFIDTTNKFFNQTLQTGDVFVFPKGLVHFQYNADANNCAWAISAFGSANAGTVSVPNSVFNTSIPDNILAKSFKTDIITIQKLKAGLA; encoded by the coding sequence ATGGAATCAAAAACTTCAAGCCGCAAAGTTCTGTTAGCACTAGCAATATCACTAGTCATATTCCAAATGGCATCAGCTGGTGACCCGGATATCCTAACTGACTTTGTGCTGCCACTGGAGGTACCATCAGTTGATCCGTCTTACTTCACCTTCTCGGGACTTAGGGGACTCATCGGAGCTCCACCACCAGAAAAATTCAAGGCGACAAAGGCAAGCATGGCCGAGTTTCCAGCCCTGAACGGACAAAGCGTTTCCTATGCAATCCTGCAGTATCCTGCTGGCTCTGTCAATCCTGTCCACACTCATCCACGGGCAGCCGAGCTACTTTTCCTCATGTCGGGAACACTGCAAGTTGGATTCATCGATACCACGAACAAGTTCTTCAATCAAACGTTGCAAACTGGAGATGTTTTCGTGTTCCCTAAGGGGTTAGTTCACTTCCAGTATAATGCTGATGCTAACAATTGTGCTTGGGCTATATCTGCATTTGGAAGTGCAAATGCAGGAACTGTTTCTGTTCCTAACTCTGTGTTCAATACCAGCATTCCTGATAACATTTTGGCCAAGTCATTCAAAACTGATATCATCACCATTCAGAAACTCAAGGCAGGTCTAGCCTGA